A stretch of the Vitis riparia cultivar Riparia Gloire de Montpellier isolate 1030 chromosome 13, EGFV_Vit.rip_1.0, whole genome shotgun sequence genome encodes the following:
- the LOC117929228 gene encoding uncharacterized protein LOC117929228 translates to MEVEGVAPNMMAGEGVPSIIPNKSGDDFPQITPAITPNKSGDVFPLITPAIIPTVVPTTIVREVLTEGNYEYWKTCVKRYLVGQGLWEVCRMSCKSPNKAQDPVAYSEWKKKNSVALHAIQISCSREMLSQIRGIKLAKHAWDFLKRNANPTLYFDEEVDRLDEQPPPAAASTGKVPLLFLK, encoded by the coding sequence ATGGAAGTTGAAGGCGTTGCCCCTAATATGATGGCTGGTGAAGGTGTCCCAAGCATAATCCCGAATAAAAGCGGGGATGATTTTCCCCAGATAACCCCGGCTATAACCCCCAATAAGAGCGGTGATGTTTTTCCCCTGATAACCCCAGCTATAATCCCAACTGTAGTGCCAACTACAATAGTTCGTGAAGTTCTTACTGAAGGCAACTATGAATACTGGAAAACTTGTGTAAAACGGTATTTGGTGGGTCAAGGTCTCTGGGAAGTTTGCAGGATGAGCTGCAAGAGTCCTAATAAAGCACAAGATCCAGTGGCATATTCAGAGTGGAAAAAGAAGAATTCCGTGGCTTTACATGCCATTCAAATTTCTTGCAGTCGAGAGATGCTTTCTCAGATCAGGGGAATCAAGCTTGCGAAGCACGCGTGGGACTTTTTGAAGCGAAACGCCAACCCAACCCTCTATTTCGACGAAGAAGTCGATCGCTTGGATGAACAGCCACCTCCTGCCGCAGCCTCAACTGGTAAAGTGCCTCTCCTCTTcctcaagtaa
- the LOC117927673 gene encoding uncharacterized protein LOC117927673, with amino-acid sequence MEGGGFAPNMMAGEGLPNMVGNVFPPITPTLLPSDGFPPITPTLSDVLPNLTPTLLPRDVLPTITPVVVPTTIVREVLTEGNYAYWRTCIRRYLKGQGLWDVCKKSCIIPHKAQDPERYSIWKRKNDMALHAIQISCSREMLSQIRDETRASEAWDFLKRIADPTLDLDREIIGFEELSPDASAPAGTADIFSQYADLIKALDRGNWNAIEVFLRSNPDLVRAKISPTGLTPLHIAALAGHVRVVEKLVDKLQPEDLGQKEDLLGYTPLALAASDGITEIAQCMLTKNRTLAGISDGDEILPVVIASNRGKKEMTRFLYSHTPQEKLAPGQGRNGASLLSNCIASQILDVALDILKKHPRLAISSDMQRIIPIFVLGQMPSLFKSGSQLWFWQRWIYSCIPVKVDHASDQIQVNVADETQHSRDVKNNTGKVLRHLHGPVSYLLQLLGIKNIYAKKLRHAQATELLQCICNEIQKLNVEGTLGLRLHNTVTQAVKQGNVDFATQMIKSTPQLVQKTDINDRNIFFIAILNRQEKIFSLLHGLDNVKKMKMTSNVDRFGNNMLHLAAMLSPSIQLDGISGAALQMQRELQWFKEVESIVPPICKDLVNADGKRPSELFTEQHANLVKDGEKWMKDIAASSSFVAALIVTIMFAAAFTIPGGNDDTGAPIFLGNDLFMVFIISDSISLFSATTSVLMFLGILTSQYAENKFLMRLPTKLIIGLSTLFLSIATMMIAFCAALAILLKGRSTKVVIIPIIILLACVPVTLFVLLQFPLLVEIFISTYGPGIFNRKIERWY; translated from the exons ATGGAAGGTGGAGGTTTTGCCCCCAATATGATGGCTGGCGAAGGTCTCCCGAATATGGTCGGTAATGTTTTCCCCCCTATAACCCCAACTCTACTCCCAAGTGATGGTTTTCCCCCTATAACCCCAACTCT AAGTGATGTTCTTCCGAATTTAACCCCAACTCTACTCCCAAGAGATGTTCTCCCGACTATAACCCCAGTTGTAGTCCCAACAACAATAGTTCGTGAAGTTCTTACAGAAGGCAACTATGCTTATTGGAGAACTTGTATAAGACGTTATTTGAAGGGTCAAGGTCTATGGGATGTTTGCAAGAAGAGCTGCATCATTCCTCATAAAGCACAAGATCCAGAAAGATATTCAATTTGGAAGAGGAAGAATGACATGGCTTTACATGCTATTCAAATTTCATGCAGTCGAGAGATGCTTTCTCAGATTAGGGACGAAACTCGTGCAAGTGAGGCGTGGGACTTTTTGAAGCGAATTGCCGACCCAACCCTCGACCTCGACAGAGAAATAATTGGCTTCGAAGAACTCTCACCTGATGCCTCAGCTCCAGCTG GGACCGCTGACATTTTCTCCCAGTATGCGGACTTAATCAAGGCATTGGACCGTGGTAACTGGAACGCTATCGAAGTCTTCCTTAGGTCAAATCCGGATCTAGTGAGGGCAAAAATCTCACCAACAGGGTTGACCCCGCTTCATATCGCAGCTCTTGCTGGACATGTCAGGGTTGTGGAGAAGTTGGTGGACAAACTGCAGCCAGAAGACTTGGGACAAAAAGAGGATCTGCTAGGGTACACGCCACTTGCTTTGGCTGCATCAGATGGAATCACAGAAATAGCGCAGTGCATGCTTACAAAGAACAGGACATTGGCCGGCATTTCAGATGGGGATGAAATCCTCCCAGTTGTAATTGCTAGTAACCgagggaaaaaagaaatgacacGTTTTCTCTACTCTCACACTCCGCAAGAGAAGCTAGCTCCAGGACAAGGCAGAAATGGTGCATCGCTTCTTAGTAATTGTATTGCTTCCCAAATCTTGG ATGTTGCTTTGGATATCCTCAAGAAGCACCCACGCTTGGCTATTTCTTCGGACATGCAACGCATAATCCCCATCTTTGTACTTGGTCAAATGCCTTCTTTGTTCAAGAGTGGCAGTCAGCTTTGGTTTTGGCAGCGCTGGATATACTCAT GCATACCTGTAAAAGTAGATCATGCCTCCGATCAGATTCAAGTAAACGTCGCCGATGAAACCCAACATTCACGAGATGTCAAGAACAATACTGGAAAAG TACTGAGACACTTGCATGGCCCGGTTTCCTATCTGCTACAGCTTCTTG GAATCAAGAATATATATGCCAAAAAACTGAGGCATGCTCAAGCCACTGAACTGCTACAATGCATTTGTAATGAAATACAAAAGTTGAATGTTGAGGGGACATTGGGGCTTCGATTGCACAACACAGTCACCCAGGCTGTCAAGCAAGGGAATGTTGACTTTGCCACTCAGATGATTAAGTCTACTCCTCAGTTAGTGCAGAAAACTGATATCAATGAcagaaacatatttttcatcGCAATTTTAAATCGCCAAGAAAAGATTTTCAGCCTTTTACATGGGCTTGATAAtgtaaagaagatgaaaatgacaTCTAATGTAGATAGGTTTGGCAACAACATGCTACATTTGGCTGCAATGTTATCACCTTCGATTCAGCTTGATGGCATCTCAGGTGCAGCCCTGCAGATGCAAAGGGAACTACAATGGTTTAAG GAGGTGGAAAGCATTGTGCCGCCAATATGCAAGGACCTTGTAAACGCAGATGGAAAAAGGCCCAGTGAGTTGTTCACTGAGCAACATGCAAACTTGGTGAAAGACGGGGAGAAATGGATGAAGGATATAGCAGCATCTAGCTCATTTGTAGCTGCACTCATTGTTACCATTATGTTTGCTGCAGCCTTTACTATTCCTGGTGGTAACGATGATACAGGCGCTCCCATATTCTTAGGGAATGACTTGTTCATGGTCTTCATAATATCTGATTCCATCTCACTCTTTTCTGCTACTACTTCAGTGTTGATGTTCTTGGGAATCCTGACCTCACAATATGCAGAAAACAAATTCCTCATGCGGTTGCCCACAAAACTGATAATTGGCCTTTCCACCCTTTTCTTATCTATTGCAACCATGATGATAGCTTTCTGTGCTGCCCTTGCTATTTTGCTGAAGGGACGATCAACCAAGGTGGTTATTATTCCGATAATCATTTTACTTGCCTGTGTTCCAGTCACCCTCTTCGTACTACTGCAATTTCCCCTTCTTGTTGAGATTTTCATTTCCACGTATGGACCAGGCATCTTCAACCGGAAAATAGAGCGTTGGTACTAG